In Montipora foliosa isolate CH-2021 chromosome 13, ASM3666993v2, whole genome shotgun sequence, one DNA window encodes the following:
- the LOC137982641 gene encoding activating signal cointegrator 1 complex subunit 2-like, translating into MSGKKKDKETAFVPLDLRVRKEVNPVTKITEEIPELDPVWVEDVEFVTYIPLPQSASNLDHAGVEEWKERMVFINEDMKWLLSLPHNRFWCQVIFDSSLQACLDSYLSYAPRKFDASSVLPPELVALNENVHKRVFMTYLRMSTHKESKEDFITPSTFGDILYENFLFDIPKIMDICALYGGEDSTNTPLLSKMLENIFSKQPKYYDDLNITIPTIFQTLEDILTRCGIKPKTEDSANYPKKISDVKNGPRTSLSFKELEDIALYLSDTSYTLQAFMRTFPKVCYCFHCQDFIQQIAFFYEAIVPYFGQHLVDIESRILKEKWKHAKTTLVKLCHVIFNACCFEPINSNSSEDEVQTCVENLLQVLTSILSEKRFLSSYDSRFNIKQSLDRLQQHSSVSLDDTRVQYILDAVDSARRAFPRHFNKKKKTVEQERESSKNGVVLAVNGQDWTDDCDAEKNGFVDEKIAGATSKTVSDEELFSMVSHIQDLLPGLGDGFIILCLEELNYDVEQVVNVLLEDKLPPSLENIDRNLSKEEVMNNRTQPVKRFLDERHSVYDKDEFDVFSRSKVDLSKIQKGKRRGKGTLKSLLSDKSDITESVKERYSAYSVFDRHVRTDILYDDEYDDTYDSQNVGALDADSADELTVRRPFTIPRVLGGSPVPSDQEEESEEETPTTEESKQDTEEVDKALINRRYRGPKGPKKDKAKDESEEGGQKGRAKGRGRGVSAAEQRQRAHNERNKGMRANHNRKMGAAVKRGKGMGMLSSR; encoded by the exons ATGTCTGGTAAAAAG aaagacaaagaaactgCCTTTGTCCCATTGGACTTGCGTGTGAGAAAGGAAGTTAATCCAGTGACAAAAATCACAGAAGAAATTCCAGAGTTG GATCCTGTGTGGGTTGAAGATGTAGAATTTGTCACCTATATCCCTCTCCCTCAGTCTGCCTCTAATCTGGATCATGCTGGGGTTGAAGAGTGGAAAGAAAGAATGGTGTTCATAAATGAGGATATGAAATGGCTCTTGAGTCTTCCACACAACAGATTCTGGTGTCAG GTGATATTTGATAGCAGTTTACAGGCATGTCTGGATAGCTATCTCAGCTATGCTCCAAG AAAGTTtgatgcatcatctgtccttcctCCTGAATTGGTTGCTCTGAATGAAAATGTACACAAAAGAGTTTTCATGACATACCTGAGGATGTCAACCCACAAGGAATCCAAG GAAGATTTCATCACACCAAGCACATTTGGAGACATTTTGTATGAGAACTTTCTCTTTGATATTCCAAAAATTATGGACATCTGTGCACTGTATGGGGGAGAGGACAGTACCAACACACCACTGCTTAGTAAAATGCTGGAAAATATATTCTCCAAACAACCAAA ATATTATGATGATCTTAATATAACAATCCCAACCATATTTCAAACATTAGAGGACATTTTGACAAGATGTGGAATTAAGCCAAAAACAGAGGACTCAGCAAATTACCCTAAGAAAATTAGTGATGTAAAGAATGGACCAAGAACAAGTCTATCTTTCAAAGAGCTGGAAGACATTGCTCTATATTTGAGTGATACATCCTACACTTTACAAGCTTTCATGAGAACATTTCCCAAGGTCTGTTATTGCTTTCACTGTCAAGATTTTATACAACAAATTGCCTTCTTCTATGAAGCCATTGTTCCATATTTTGGACAGCATTTAGTGGACATTGAGTCAAGgatattaaaggagaaatggaAACATGCCAAGACGACTCTCGTTAAACTTTGCCATGTGATCTTCAATGCTTGCTGCTTTGAGCCCATAAATAGCAA tTCCAGTGAAGATGAAGTTCAAACTTGTGTAGAAAACCTTTTGCAAGTATTAACATCAATTCTCTCAGAAAAAAG ATTTCTCAGTAGCTATGACTCAAGATTTAACATTAAGCAAAGCTTAGACAGACTACAACAGCACTCTTCAGTAAGTTTGGACGACACCAGAGTGCAGTATATTTTGGATGCTGTAGATAGTGCAAGGAGAGCTTTCCCAAGACAttttaataagaaaaagaaaactgttgaacaagAAAGAGAGTCCAGCAAGAATGGTGTTGTCCTTGCTGTCAATGGACAAGATTGGACTGATGATTGTGATGCAGAGAAAAACGGATTTGTGGATGAAAAG ATTGCAGGAGCAACGTCTAAAACTGTTAGTGATGAAGAGTTGTTTTCCATGGTGAGTCACATTCAAGACCTTTTGCCAGGGTTAGGGGACGGATTTATTATTCTCTGCTTGGAAGAACTCAACTATGATGTTGAGCAAGTCGTAAATGTATTATTGGAAGACAAGCTACCACCGTCTCTTGAGAACATCGACAGAAACTTGTCAAAGGAAGAAGTCATGAACAATAGGACACAACCAGTGAAGAGATTCCTTGACGAAAGACACTCGGTTTACGACAAGGATGAGTTTGATGTTTTCTCTAGAAGCAAGGTGGATCTTTCAAAGATTCAGAAAGGAAAACGTCGCGGTAAAGGGACCTTGAAGAGTTTGTTATCTGACAAGTCTGATATAACCGAATCGGTAAAGGAGCGGTATTCTGCGTATAGTGTGTTTGATCGGCATGTGCGAACTGACATTCTGTATGATGACGAATATGATGACACCTACGACTCTCAAAATGTGGGAGCATTGGATGCTGACTCAGCCGATGAGCTGACAGTACGAAG GCCTTTTACCATCCCACGTGTTTTGGGTGGGTCGCCTGTGCCATCAGATCAAGAGGAGGAGAGCGAAGAGGAAACGCCAACAACCGAAGAAAGCAAACAGGATACCGAAGAGGTGGACAAGGCCTTGATAAATCGAAGATACCGCGGCCCTAAAGGACCGAAGAAGGATAAAGCCAAAGACGAGAGTGAGGAAGGAGGGCAGAAAGGGAGAGCCAAAGGGCGTGGCAGGGGTGTAAGTGCTGCGGAGCAAAGGCAAAGGGCACACAATGAACGCAATAAGGGAATGAGGGCAAACCATAATCGCAAGATGGGAGCTGCTGTGAAAAGAGGCAAAGGAATGGGCATGTTATCATCGCGATAA